One window of Dermacentor albipictus isolate Rhodes 1998 colony chromosome 9, USDA_Dalb.pri_finalv2, whole genome shotgun sequence genomic DNA carries:
- the LOC135918863 gene encoding uncharacterized protein isoform X15 — translation MTVSRMLQLLWASTTQRRQYSGASSPGMTEQGSCGRMPPAFAFIEQATPGTSCEGGEGASGTCDDYLAYIDEYINDALKALNRQTDATDVNDATDSGSTNYALVEFTASADHAWPRTSHADIEKLSSPTRDTARNPQTTRVHQSNTEYYPTAGTSTIQAPLISGYAHNRDTGSTSFALPVCSSSGGGKYAVASTSHVGTEEASDLLGNDARPYTCH, via the exons AAAGACGCCAGTACTCCGGAGCGTCGTCACCAGGCATGACTGAACAAGGAAGCTGTGGACGCATGCCTCCCGCGTTTGCCTTCATCGAACAAGCAACCCCAGGTACAAGCTGTGAAGGCGGCGAGGGAGCCTCAGGCACTTGCGACGATTACCTTGC GTATATTGACGAGTATATCAATGACGCGTTGAAGGCGTTGAACCGCCAGACCGATGCCACTGACGTCAATG ATGCCACTGACAGCGGAAGCACCAACTACGCACTTGTGGAGTTCACCGCTAGTGCCGATCATGCCTGGCCCAGAACGAGCCACGCTGACATCGAGAAACTATCCTCCCCTACGAGAGACACCGCGAG AAATCCTCAGACCACGCGGGTTCACCAAAGCAACACAGAGTACTACCCGACTGCAGGCACATCCACCATCCAGG CACCTCTGATTTCAGGGTATGCACACAACAGAGATACCGGAAGCACTAGTTTCGCACTTCCAgtctgcagcagcagcggcggtggcaaATACGCAGTGGCCAGTACAAGCCACGTGGGCACGGAGGAAGCATCGGACCTTCTGGGAAATGATGCTAG